A genomic stretch from Lathyrus oleraceus cultivar Zhongwan6 chromosome 2, CAAS_Psat_ZW6_1.0, whole genome shotgun sequence includes:
- the LOC127117919 gene encoding protein ETHYLENE INSENSITIVE 3, giving the protein MMMFDDMGFCGDLDMFCGTLGEGDISVRQTEPDSVVEDDYSDEEMDVDELERRMWRDKMRLKRLKEQTKAKEGIDAAKARQSQEQARRKKMSRAQDGILKYMLKMMEVCKAQGFVYGIIPEKGKPVTGASDNLREWWKDKVRFDRNGPAAIAKYQVDNAIPGNSDGCNSIGPTPHTLQELQDTTLGSLLSALMQHCDPPQRRFPLEKGNPPPWWPTGNEVWWPQIGLPKDQGPPPYKKPHDLKKAWKVGVLTAVIKHMSPDIAKIRKLVRQSKCLQDKMTAKESATWLAIINQEESLARELFPEYCPPMSSGGGSGSMVINDCSEYDVDGAEDESNFDVEDRKPENLHPSNLGMERMRGMFPVQQLSSPIKGEVVTNLDFIRKRKISSDFNIMMDHKIYTCEHPQCPYNEVRLAFQDRPSRDNHQLNCPHRIGYGGPNFHATEVKPVIFPQSFVQPNSAAQPTSLVPPSFDLTGLGVSEDSQKMISDLMSVYDTNITGNKNASSTNCIAVGNQNLSQHNIQQQQQENFFSGQGMDIIGNKTASSTNCVAVGNQTLSQHNIQQQQQENFFSSQGMVMESNFFPRDENQFDRFKAVNTTPFETNHHHNNNTTNNTHFMIGSPCDLASFDFREDIQQLQGVVGMDNLHKQPDGSIWGYN; this is encoded by the coding sequence ATGATGATGTTTGATGACATGGGGTTTTGTGGTGATTTGGATATGTTCTGTGGTACACTTGGGGAAGGGGATATTTCTGTGAGGCAAACCGAGCCTGATTCGGTGGTTGAAGATGATTACAGTGATGAAGAAATGGATGTAGACGAGCTTGAGCGTAGGATGTGGAGGGACAAAATGCGTCTGAAGCGTTTGAAAGAACAAACCAAGGCTAAAGAAGGGATCGATGCTGCAAAGGCAAGGCAGTCTCAAGAACAGGCAAGGAGAAAGAAGATGTCGAGAGCTCAAGATGGAATACTGAAGTACATGCTGAAAATGATGGAGGTTTGTAAGGCACAAGGATTCGTTTACGGGATAATTCCTGAGAAGGGAAAACCAGTGACCGGAGCATCTGACAATCTTCGTGAATGGTGGAAGGATAAGGTTAGGTTCGATAGGAACGGTCCGGCTGCCATAGCCAAATATCAAGTGGATAACGCAATTCCAGGAAACAGTGACGGCTGCAACTCCATCGGTCCAACTCCTCATACCTTACAAGAACTACAGGATACAACGTTAGGTTCTCTCTTATCGGCACTTATGCAGCACTGTGATCCTCCTCAGAGGCGTTTCCCCTTAGAGAAGGGTAACCCTCCGCCATGGTGGCCAACCGGGAACGAAGTGTGGTGGCCCCAAATTGGTTTACCTAAAGATCAAGGCCCTCCACCTTACAAGAAACCTCATGACTTGAAAAAAGCATGGAAGGTTGGTGTTTTAACTGCAGTTATCAAGCATATGTCTCCTGATATAGCCAAGATTCGCAAGCTCGTGAGGCAGTCCAAATGCCTTCAAGATAAAATGACGGCCAAAGAAAGTGCTACCTGGCTGGCCATCATCAATCAAGAGGAGTCCTTAGCTCGAGAGCTTTTTCCTGAGTATTGTCCTCCGATGTCTTCTGGTGGAGGCAGCGGTTCTATGGTCATCAACGATTGCAGCGAGTATGATGTTGATGGGGCTGAGGATGAGTCCAACTTTGACGTGGAGGACCGGAAACCCGAGAATCTTCATCCATCCAATCTTGGGATGGAGAGAATGAGGGGAATGTTTCCGGTTCAGCAACTTTCTTCACCAATCAAAGGAGAGGTTGTCACCAACTTGGATTTCATTCGGAAGAGGAAGATCTCTAGCGACTTCAACATAATGATGGATCACAAAATCTACACTTGTGAACACCCTCAATGCCCTTACAACGAAGTTCGCCTTGCTTTTCAAGACAGGCCTTCTAGGGACAATCATCAATTGAATTGCCCACATAGAATCGGTTATGGCGGCCCTAATTTTCATGCTACTGAGGTTAAGCCCGTTATTTTCCCACAAAGCTTTGTTCAACCCAATTCTGCAGCTCAGCCTACTAGTCTGGTTCCACCTTCATTTGATTTAACCGGACTCGGGGTTTCAGAGGACAGCCAGAAAATGATCAGCGACCTCATGTCAGTCTACGACACAAACATCACAGGAAACAAGAATGCAAGTTCAACCAATTGCATAGCTGTCGGAAATCAAAACCTTTCTCAGCACAAcattcagcaacaacaacaggaaAATTTCTTTTCAGGTCAAGGAATGGACATCATAGGAAACAAGACTGCAAGTTCAACCAATTGCGTAGCTGTCGGAAATCAAACCCTTTCTCAGCACAAcattcagcaacaacaacaggaGAATTTCTTTTCAAGTCAAGGAATGGTGATGGAATCAAACTTCTTTCCTCGCGACGAAAATCAATTCGACCGATTCAAAGCCGTAAACACTACTCCTTTCGAAACcaaccaccaccacaacaacaacacCACCAATAACACCCATTTCATGATTGGCTCTCCATGTGATCTGGCATCCTTTGATTTTAGGGAGGACATTCAACAACTACAAGGAGTAGTAGGAATGGATAATCTTCACAAACAACCAGATGGTTCAATATGGGGCTACAACTGA